From the genome of Desulfobacterales bacterium:
TTGTGTCTGCCGATCAGTTCAAACGCCATAAAACTGGTGAGGGCCTCTGATGTAACCTTGTCAAAAACCATTTCTCCTGTTGTTGTAAGCTCAAAAAGGTCTTTGCGACGCACCTCTCCAAGAGATATGGGGTAAAAGCAACCCGTGACATTTCGCGGAAGTTCGAAACCCTTGCCGCCCATTCGAAGGATCATACAATACTCATCCGAATTATCCGGCTCAATTTCAATCCGAAGGGCTGCATCGGATATCCGCCGGCGCGCTTCATCAAGCTGCTTTTCTATTTTCTTTTGAGCAGTTTCACCAGGTACCTTGCCGTGTTCCCTTTTGTAAGGTCGAAGCATACTCCGGAGCGTGTGTTTGGCACCTTCCTCACCTAACAGGCTGTTGATGCCACAGATTTTTCTTGGACCTGTCAATTCGACCATCAACTCTACATTTCGCCCGTTGAAGGCAGCATCGGTTGCATTCGCTGAACCTGTGAGCAAACGTGCCTGCCAGCCATTTTCCGAAATCATCAGCTTTGCATGTAAGCCGCGCTGGTCATCTGAAATGATTGGAGCAGCAACTTCTTCTTCCTGTTCCTCAGCCGGCAATTCAGCAGCGCTATCCATGGTGAAAAAATCGGCCTGTTCTGAAAGCTTCAGATATTGGTCATAGGGAATCTCATCAAGCACCTCAGCCCTCGATATAATAATATTGTCCCTACCGCCTTGAATGGCATCCTTCAGGACTGATGGAGAAACAAATGGACTGAGGACAAGGGATCTTCCTTTAGCGCCAAATCCGGGCAAACGCTTATAGCCTGGGATACCGGAAGGTAAAAAGCGATATTGATCGGTAAATCCTTCAGGAGTCTCAAAGGGGACTCTTTTGATCTCATCGGCGACCGTGTTGATGATCATGTGAATCCTATTTGGCAGTCTTCTGTTTGCAAGTGTCAGCAGTGAGCTGACAAACTGACTCAGGGGGTGGTTCACTCCAAAAGCGCGGCGCCGGTTTTTCGCAAGTTCACCTTCCATTACAAGCGCCGTATCCCAGGAGCGGTCCAATGTCAGGTTGCGGGTAAGGCAAATGAAACGATAAAAAGGGGGGGAAGACCCGTTACCATCAACAAATCGCATAAACCATGTCTTTGGGTGGAAAACCCCCTCCCAGTGTCTTGCTTTAACCTCCACCACCGCCGGCTCCAAATGGGCATAAAGCGGCGACTGTCTGGCCGGGATACTGATCCGCCCTTTCTGACAAAAGACAACATAGCGATCCGAGATACGTTGAATAGCTTCCAGCAGCGCAATCGGGTCTTCCAACGCCTCTTTGTCTGCACGGTAATCCTGAAGTGCCATCGAAACCGGCGCTAATAGAAGAGA
Proteins encoded in this window:
- a CDS encoding phospholipase D family protein; protein product: MLNPNTRHTYLEELKPPEGYKLDTAVATTFSLDLMSLLLAPVSMALQDYRADKEALEDPIALLEAIQRISDRYVVFCQKGRISIPARQSPLYAHLEPAVVEVKARHWEGVFHPKTWFMRFVDGNGSSPPFYRFICLTRNLTLDRSWDTALVMEGELAKNRRRAFGVNHPLSQFVSSLLTLANRRLPNRIHMIINTVADEIKRVPFETPEGFTDQYRFLPSGIPGYKRLPGFGAKGRSLVLSPFVSPSVLKDAIQGGRDNIIISRAEVLDEIPYDQYLKLSEQADFFTMDSAAELPAEEQEEEVAAPIISDDQRGLHAKLMISENGWQARLLTGSANATDAAFNGRNVELMVELTGPRKICGINSLLGEEGAKHTLRSMLRPYKREHGKVPGETAQKKIEKQLDEARRRISDAALRIEIEPDNSDEYCMILRMGGKGFELPRNVTGCFYPISLGEVRRKDLFELTTTGEMVFDKVTSEALTSFMAFELIGRHKSDKLGASFVLNLPVTGMPADRDRRILKSILKDRDRFIRYLMLILGNDPLNMVPPIEGKGNDKKPWLYGSPWGLPLLEEMVRAFSRDPDKILR